The Apium graveolens cultivar Ventura chromosome 11, ASM990537v1, whole genome shotgun sequence genome has a window encoding:
- the LOC141697729 gene encoding putative phosphoinositide phosphatase SAC9 isoform X2 has protein sequence MTSPATSSRDTSIVVVTLESTEVYVITSLSSTPDTQVIYVDPTTGALVYHARPGYDIFNTQKQAIDYVTNGSKYLCRSVVYAKAILGYAALGSFGLLLIATKLNATIPNLPGGGCVFTVTESQWIKIPLQIPQPQGKGELKNVQELTDLDIDGKHYFCESRDITRPFPSRMPLQIPDDEFVWNGWFSISFRNIGLPRHCVILLQGFAECRSFGSLGQQEGIVALTARRSRLHPGTRYLARGINSCYSTGNEVECEQLVWIPKKSGQSVPFNTYIWRRGTIPMWWGAELKITAAEAEIYVSERDPYKGSAQYYQRLSKRYDTKNIEIVGGNQKKSGVVPIVCVNLLRNGEGKSESILVQHFAESLNHIRSTKKLPSARLHLINYDWHASIKLKGEQQTIEGLWYLLKAPTVSIGIFEGDYLPSRQRIKDCRGEIIFNDDLAGAYCLRSHQNGVIRFNCADSLDRTNAASYFGSLQVFVEQCRRLGISLDSDLAFGYNSANNQGGYIAPLPPGWEKRSDAVTGKAYYIDHNTRTTTWNHPCPDKPWKRFDMTFEEFKRSTILSPIRQLADLFLLAGDIHATLYTGSKAMHSQILSIFNEEAGKFGKFSAAQNMKITLQRRYKNAVVDSSRQKQLEIFLGQRLYKHLPSIPIHPLHVPSRTFGSLLKDVASMVPNSDDGVSLLSFKRKDMIWVCPQAADVMEIYIYLGEPCHVCQLLLTISHGADDSTSPSTVDVRTGPSLDGLKLVAEGASIPQCVNGTNIVIPLLGPIRAEDMAVTGAGARLNGQDAPVLSLLYDFEELEGELDFLTRVVALTFYPAVSGRPITLGEVEVLGVSLPWSGIFSREGPGASLHEGFQRNSIDANPFLYSTATNPFSTDLCNETPPLQPYNSGNLAVDLLSGGDGFLESISPPVMRDDVHERGDLLDFLDDFVQQPVQSDSKSIHIQEGSIRDDGAHKYLHSYRLLAGQKLEKKLGFREAMKLDIERLRLNLSAAERDRALLSIGTDPATINPNVLLDDSYIGRLCRVANVLALLGHSSLEDKTTAAIGLEISDDNSIDFWNISGIGESCSGGMCKAHAEAGPPARTASEFPTSTISEDLFICSECERKICKVCCAGKGAMLLEAYNSKGVLSVSSQVASAADLFTNRSVTLEGAICKLCCHDIVLDALILDYTRVLVSNRRSARADEAAQKALNNVIGCFFNSLEKSRSSRRADITKSLNQLLAGEESLAEFPFASFLNVVETAPGSAPLLSLLAPLDNGPQHLYWKAPQSTSSVEFVIALANLSNVSGVTLIVSPCGYSMMDTPIVQVWTGDKINKEERSCVGKWDVRSMIESSPEIYGLEDDSKDNRMPRNIKFSFRKPVQCRIIWMTLSLQRSGSSSVSFNQNINLLSLDENPFTQLDRRASLGGPVDSNPCLHAKRIFVVGKPLKNDIGVISSLSSDVRSWLAKAPPLTRFKVPVEAERLMDNDLSLEQYLPPASPMLAGFRLDGFSALKPRVTHSPCSNVNIWEPSSFLEDRLISPAILYIQVSALQDSHNMVTIHEYRLPEVKAGTAMYFDFPRQISSNRVCFKLLGDVAAFVDDPTEQDNSEFTVRPVATGLSLSNRIKLYYYADPYEMGKWAALSAV, from the exons ATGACATCACCTG CTACTTCTTCAAGAGATACATCCATTGTTGTTGTTACACTTGAATCTACTGAAGTCTATGTTATCACCAGCTTGTCTTCTACGCCCGATACTCAAGTCATTTATGTTGATCCAACTACTGGAGCTCTTGTATATCACGCAAGACCTGGTTATGATATTTTTAACACCCAAAAACAGGCAATAGATTACGTTACCAATGGTTCCAAATATCTCTGTAGGAGTGTAGTTTATGCCAAAGCCATATTGGGTTATGCAGCCTTAGGGAGTTTTGGATTGTTGCTAATTGCAACCAAGTTGAATGCCACTATTCCAAATTTGCCAGGTGGAGGTTGTGTTTTTACAGTGACTGAGAGCCAGTGGATTAAGATTCCACTCCAAATTCCTCAACCACAGGGTAAAGGAGAGCTAAAGAATGTTCAAGAACTAACCGACCTTGACATTGATGGGAAACACTACTTTTGCGAGAGTAGGGATATTACTCGGCCTTTCCCTAGCCGAATGCCTTTGCAAATTCCAGATGATGAATTTGTATGGAATGGGTGGTTCTCAATTTCATTTAGAAATATTGGCCTACCACGACACTGCGTTATTCTATTGCAG GGATTTGCAGAATGTCGGAGTTTTGGAAGCTTAGGTCAGCAAGAAGGAATTGTTGCTCTCACTGCCCGTCGTAGTAGGCTGCATCCTGGTACTCGTTATTTGGCTAGGGGCATAAACTCATGCTATAGTACAG GAAATGAAGTTGAGTGTGAACAACTTGTATGGATTCCAAAGAAGTCTGGTCAGAGTGTACCTTTTAACACATACATTTGGCGACGTGGTACAATTCCTATGTGGTGGGGTGCAGAGCTAAAGATAACAGCTGCAGAAGCAGAAATATATGTTTCAGAGCGTGATCCTTACAAAGGAAGTGCACAGTACTATCAAAGGTTAAGTAAAAGATATGATACAAAGAATATAGAAATTGTTGGCGGGAACCAGAAAAAGAGCGGGGTGGTTCCAATTGTGTGTGTCAACTTGCTTAGAAATGGCGAAGGAAAGTCAGAATCCATTTTAGTTCAGCATTTCGCAGAATCACTAAATCATATCCGCTCAACTAAAAAACTTCCTTCCGCTCGACTTCATTTAATAAATTATGACTGGCATGCCAGTATCAAGCTGAAAGGTGAACAACAAACAATTGAAGGACTTTGGTACCTTCTAAAAGCGCCCACTGTTTCTATAGGAATTTTTGAGGGGGATTACCTGCCCTCCCGTCAGCGGATTAAGGATTGCAGAGGTGAAATAATATTTAATGATGACCTAGCCGGTGCGTACTGCTTACGATcacatcaaaatggagttatACGCTTCAATTGTGCAGATTCTCTGGATCGGACAAATGCTGCGAGTTATTTTGGCTCTCTTCAAGTTTTTGTAGAGCAATGCAGACGTCTAGGAATATCACTTGATAGTGATTTGGCTTTTGGTTATAATTCGGCTAATAATCAAGGTGGATATATTGCACCACTTCCACCAGGCTGGGAGAAAAGATCTGATGCAGTAACGGGTAAAGCATATTATATAGATCATAACACTAGGACCACAACTTGGAATCATCCCTGTCCAGATAAACCATGGAAGAGATTTGACATGACATTTGAAGAGTTCAAGAGATCGACAATTTTATCACCAATCCGTCAACTAGCTGACCTCTTTTTGCTTGCTGGTGATATTCATGCAACTTTGTATACTGGTTCTAAAGCTATGCACAGCCAAATTCTTAGCATATTTAATGAAGAAGCAGGCAAATTTGGCAAATTCTCTGCAGCACAGAATATGAAAATTACTCTGCAGAGAAGATATAAAAATGCTGTTGTAGATAGCTCTCGCCAAAAGCAGTTAGAGATCTTTCTGGGACAGAGACTTTATAAGCATCTTCCATCGATACCCATCCATCCTTTACAT GTTCCCTCTCGGACAtttggttccttacttaaggATGTTGCTAGCATGGTACCAAATTCTGATGACGGAGTCAGCCTTCTAAGTTTTAAGAGAAAAGATATGATCTGG GTTTGCCCACAGGCAGCAGATGTGATGGAAATATATATCTACCTTGGAGAGCCCTGTCATGTCTGTCAGCTTCTGTTAACAATTTCACATGGTGCAGACGATTCAACTTCTCCATCCACAGTTGATGTGAGGACGGGACCCTCTTTAGATGGACTCAAGCTTGTTGCAGAG GGAGCATCTATACCTCAATGTGTAAATGGCACAAACATTGTCATACCCTTACTAGGACCAATTAGAGCTGAGGATATGGCTGTCACCGGAGCTGGTGCACGTTTAAATGGCCAAGATGCACCAGTTCTTTCTCTGTTATATGATTTTGAAGAGCTGGAAGGAGAATTAGATTTTCTTACTAGAGTTGTTGCACTTACGTTCTATCCTGCTGTATCTGGGAGGCCAATCACTCTTGGTGAG GTTGAAGTACTTGGAGTTTCTCTTCCATGGAGCGGAATATTCAGTCGTGAAGGCCCTGGTGCAAGTTTACATGAAGGCTTCCAGAGGAATTCAATAGATGCTAATCCTTTCTTGTATAGTACTGCGACCAATCCTTTTAGTACTGATTTATGCAATGAGACCCCACCTTTACAACCTTATAATTCTGGAAATTTAGCGGTTGACCTTTTATCTGGTGGAGATGGATTTTTGGAATCCATTTCTCCACCAGTAATGAGGGATGATGTGCATGAAAGAGGCGACTTACTTGACTTCTTAGACGATTTTGTTCAACAGCCAGTTCAAAGTGATTCCAAAAGCATTCATATACAAGAGGGTAGCATTCGTGATGACGGTGCTCACAAGTACTTGCATAGTTACAGGCTCTTGGCAGGACAAAAGTTG GAAAAGAAATTGGGATTTAGAGAAGCTATGAAGCTTGATATAGAACGCCTTCGGTTGAATCTATCTGCTGCCGAAAGGGATAGAGCTTTATTATCAATTGGCACTGATCCTGCTACTATAAACCCCAATGTTTTACTTGACGATTCTTACATTGGAAGGTTGTGCAGAGTTGCAAATGTGCTTGCTTTGCTTGGGCACAGTTCACTTGAAGATAAAACAACAGCTGCTATTGGTCTTGAAATTAGTGATGATAATTCGATAGATTTCTGGAATATTTCTGGGATCGGGGAGAGCTGTTCTGGTGGGATGTGTAAAGCTCATGCTGAAGCCGGGCCACCTGCTCGCACAGCCTCTGAATTCCCAACTTCTACTATTTCAGAAGATCTATTTATATGTTCTGAATGTGAGAGAAAGATTTGCAAAGTTTGTTGTGCTGGGAAAGGAGCAATGCTTCTTGAAGCATATAACTCAAAGGGAGTTTTAAGTGTATCTAGTCAGGTAGCCTCTGCAGCCGATCTGTTTACAAATCGGTCGGTAACACTGGAGGGTGCTATTTGTAAATTATGCTGCCATGATATTGTGCTTGATGCATTGATCTTGGACTACACCAGGGTCTTGGTCAGCAACCGAAGAAGTGCTCGTGCAGATGAAGCTGCCCAGAAAGCTCTAAACAACGTCATTGGATGTTTTTTTAATTCTTTGGAGAAAAGTCGGTCTTCTAGGAGGGCTGACATCACCAAGTCTCTAAATCAGTTACTTGCTGGAGAGGAATCCCTTGCTGAGTTCCCCTTTGCCAGCTTTCTAAATGTG GTTGAGACAGCACCTGGATCAGCGCCACTGTTGTCTTTGCTTGCGCCGTTAGATAATGGACCCCAACATTTATACTGGAAAGCTCCCCAGAGTACCTCCTCTGTCGAGTTCGTCATTGCTCTTGCTAATTTGTCGAATGTTTCTGGGGTTACACTTATAGTTAGTCCTTGTGGCTATTCAATGATGGATACACCTATT GTGCAAGTTTGGACTGGTGATAAAATAAACAAGGAAGAGAGATCATGTGTTGGAAAATGGGATGTCCGATCTATGATAGAATCTTCCCCTGAAATCTATGGACTGGAAGACGATAGCAAGGATAATCGAATGCCTAGAAATATCAAATTCTCCTTCAGAAAACCTGTTCAGTGCCGCATCATTTGGATGACGTTAAGTCTTCAAAGATCTGGTTCCAGTTCTGTTAGTTTTAACCAAAATATAAATCTCTTATCTTTAGATGAAAATCCTTTCACGCAACTCGATAGGCGTGCATCTCTAGGCGGACCTGTTGACAGTAATCCATGTCTTCATGCCAAGAGAATTTTTGTTGTTGGTAAACCCCTAAAAAATGATATAGGGGTGATATCTTCTCTCAGTTCCGATGTAAGAAGCTGGTTGGCAAAAGCTCCACCATTGACAAGATTTAAG GTTCCAGTTGAAGCTGAGAGGTTGATGGATAATGATCTTTCCTTAGAACAGTATCTACCTCCTGCTTCTCCAATGCTCGCAGGATTTCGTCTTGATGGTTTCAGTGCACTTAAGCCTCGTGTGACACATTCACCTTGTTCtaatgtaaacatttgggagcCTTCAAGTTTTCTAGAGGACAGACTAATATCTCCAGCTATATTATATATTCAAGTTTCTGCTCTGCAG
- the LOC141697729 gene encoding putative phosphoinositide phosphatase SAC9 isoform X1, translating into MTSPGMYGSTSSRDTSIVVVTLESTEVYVITSLSSTPDTQVIYVDPTTGALVYHARPGYDIFNTQKQAIDYVTNGSKYLCRSVVYAKAILGYAALGSFGLLLIATKLNATIPNLPGGGCVFTVTESQWIKIPLQIPQPQGKGELKNVQELTDLDIDGKHYFCESRDITRPFPSRMPLQIPDDEFVWNGWFSISFRNIGLPRHCVILLQGFAECRSFGSLGQQEGIVALTARRSRLHPGTRYLARGINSCYSTGNEVECEQLVWIPKKSGQSVPFNTYIWRRGTIPMWWGAELKITAAEAEIYVSERDPYKGSAQYYQRLSKRYDTKNIEIVGGNQKKSGVVPIVCVNLLRNGEGKSESILVQHFAESLNHIRSTKKLPSARLHLINYDWHASIKLKGEQQTIEGLWYLLKAPTVSIGIFEGDYLPSRQRIKDCRGEIIFNDDLAGAYCLRSHQNGVIRFNCADSLDRTNAASYFGSLQVFVEQCRRLGISLDSDLAFGYNSANNQGGYIAPLPPGWEKRSDAVTGKAYYIDHNTRTTTWNHPCPDKPWKRFDMTFEEFKRSTILSPIRQLADLFLLAGDIHATLYTGSKAMHSQILSIFNEEAGKFGKFSAAQNMKITLQRRYKNAVVDSSRQKQLEIFLGQRLYKHLPSIPIHPLHVPSRTFGSLLKDVASMVPNSDDGVSLLSFKRKDMIWVCPQAADVMEIYIYLGEPCHVCQLLLTISHGADDSTSPSTVDVRTGPSLDGLKLVAEGASIPQCVNGTNIVIPLLGPIRAEDMAVTGAGARLNGQDAPVLSLLYDFEELEGELDFLTRVVALTFYPAVSGRPITLGEVEVLGVSLPWSGIFSREGPGASLHEGFQRNSIDANPFLYSTATNPFSTDLCNETPPLQPYNSGNLAVDLLSGGDGFLESISPPVMRDDVHERGDLLDFLDDFVQQPVQSDSKSIHIQEGSIRDDGAHKYLHSYRLLAGQKLEKKLGFREAMKLDIERLRLNLSAAERDRALLSIGTDPATINPNVLLDDSYIGRLCRVANVLALLGHSSLEDKTTAAIGLEISDDNSIDFWNISGIGESCSGGMCKAHAEAGPPARTASEFPTSTISEDLFICSECERKICKVCCAGKGAMLLEAYNSKGVLSVSSQVASAADLFTNRSVTLEGAICKLCCHDIVLDALILDYTRVLVSNRRSARADEAAQKALNNVIGCFFNSLEKSRSSRRADITKSLNQLLAGEESLAEFPFASFLNVVETAPGSAPLLSLLAPLDNGPQHLYWKAPQSTSSVEFVIALANLSNVSGVTLIVSPCGYSMMDTPIVQVWTGDKINKEERSCVGKWDVRSMIESSPEIYGLEDDSKDNRMPRNIKFSFRKPVQCRIIWMTLSLQRSGSSSVSFNQNINLLSLDENPFTQLDRRASLGGPVDSNPCLHAKRIFVVGKPLKNDIGVISSLSSDVRSWLAKAPPLTRFKVPVEAERLMDNDLSLEQYLPPASPMLAGFRLDGFSALKPRVTHSPCSNVNIWEPSSFLEDRLISPAILYIQVSALQDSHNMVTIHEYRLPEVKAGTAMYFDFPRQISSNRVCFKLLGDVAAFVDDPTEQDNSEFTVRPVATGLSLSNRIKLYYYADPYEMGKWAALSAV; encoded by the exons ATGACATCACCTGGTATGTATGGAT CTACTTCTTCAAGAGATACATCCATTGTTGTTGTTACACTTGAATCTACTGAAGTCTATGTTATCACCAGCTTGTCTTCTACGCCCGATACTCAAGTCATTTATGTTGATCCAACTACTGGAGCTCTTGTATATCACGCAAGACCTGGTTATGATATTTTTAACACCCAAAAACAGGCAATAGATTACGTTACCAATGGTTCCAAATATCTCTGTAGGAGTGTAGTTTATGCCAAAGCCATATTGGGTTATGCAGCCTTAGGGAGTTTTGGATTGTTGCTAATTGCAACCAAGTTGAATGCCACTATTCCAAATTTGCCAGGTGGAGGTTGTGTTTTTACAGTGACTGAGAGCCAGTGGATTAAGATTCCACTCCAAATTCCTCAACCACAGGGTAAAGGAGAGCTAAAGAATGTTCAAGAACTAACCGACCTTGACATTGATGGGAAACACTACTTTTGCGAGAGTAGGGATATTACTCGGCCTTTCCCTAGCCGAATGCCTTTGCAAATTCCAGATGATGAATTTGTATGGAATGGGTGGTTCTCAATTTCATTTAGAAATATTGGCCTACCACGACACTGCGTTATTCTATTGCAG GGATTTGCAGAATGTCGGAGTTTTGGAAGCTTAGGTCAGCAAGAAGGAATTGTTGCTCTCACTGCCCGTCGTAGTAGGCTGCATCCTGGTACTCGTTATTTGGCTAGGGGCATAAACTCATGCTATAGTACAG GAAATGAAGTTGAGTGTGAACAACTTGTATGGATTCCAAAGAAGTCTGGTCAGAGTGTACCTTTTAACACATACATTTGGCGACGTGGTACAATTCCTATGTGGTGGGGTGCAGAGCTAAAGATAACAGCTGCAGAAGCAGAAATATATGTTTCAGAGCGTGATCCTTACAAAGGAAGTGCACAGTACTATCAAAGGTTAAGTAAAAGATATGATACAAAGAATATAGAAATTGTTGGCGGGAACCAGAAAAAGAGCGGGGTGGTTCCAATTGTGTGTGTCAACTTGCTTAGAAATGGCGAAGGAAAGTCAGAATCCATTTTAGTTCAGCATTTCGCAGAATCACTAAATCATATCCGCTCAACTAAAAAACTTCCTTCCGCTCGACTTCATTTAATAAATTATGACTGGCATGCCAGTATCAAGCTGAAAGGTGAACAACAAACAATTGAAGGACTTTGGTACCTTCTAAAAGCGCCCACTGTTTCTATAGGAATTTTTGAGGGGGATTACCTGCCCTCCCGTCAGCGGATTAAGGATTGCAGAGGTGAAATAATATTTAATGATGACCTAGCCGGTGCGTACTGCTTACGATcacatcaaaatggagttatACGCTTCAATTGTGCAGATTCTCTGGATCGGACAAATGCTGCGAGTTATTTTGGCTCTCTTCAAGTTTTTGTAGAGCAATGCAGACGTCTAGGAATATCACTTGATAGTGATTTGGCTTTTGGTTATAATTCGGCTAATAATCAAGGTGGATATATTGCACCACTTCCACCAGGCTGGGAGAAAAGATCTGATGCAGTAACGGGTAAAGCATATTATATAGATCATAACACTAGGACCACAACTTGGAATCATCCCTGTCCAGATAAACCATGGAAGAGATTTGACATGACATTTGAAGAGTTCAAGAGATCGACAATTTTATCACCAATCCGTCAACTAGCTGACCTCTTTTTGCTTGCTGGTGATATTCATGCAACTTTGTATACTGGTTCTAAAGCTATGCACAGCCAAATTCTTAGCATATTTAATGAAGAAGCAGGCAAATTTGGCAAATTCTCTGCAGCACAGAATATGAAAATTACTCTGCAGAGAAGATATAAAAATGCTGTTGTAGATAGCTCTCGCCAAAAGCAGTTAGAGATCTTTCTGGGACAGAGACTTTATAAGCATCTTCCATCGATACCCATCCATCCTTTACAT GTTCCCTCTCGGACAtttggttccttacttaaggATGTTGCTAGCATGGTACCAAATTCTGATGACGGAGTCAGCCTTCTAAGTTTTAAGAGAAAAGATATGATCTGG GTTTGCCCACAGGCAGCAGATGTGATGGAAATATATATCTACCTTGGAGAGCCCTGTCATGTCTGTCAGCTTCTGTTAACAATTTCACATGGTGCAGACGATTCAACTTCTCCATCCACAGTTGATGTGAGGACGGGACCCTCTTTAGATGGACTCAAGCTTGTTGCAGAG GGAGCATCTATACCTCAATGTGTAAATGGCACAAACATTGTCATACCCTTACTAGGACCAATTAGAGCTGAGGATATGGCTGTCACCGGAGCTGGTGCACGTTTAAATGGCCAAGATGCACCAGTTCTTTCTCTGTTATATGATTTTGAAGAGCTGGAAGGAGAATTAGATTTTCTTACTAGAGTTGTTGCACTTACGTTCTATCCTGCTGTATCTGGGAGGCCAATCACTCTTGGTGAG GTTGAAGTACTTGGAGTTTCTCTTCCATGGAGCGGAATATTCAGTCGTGAAGGCCCTGGTGCAAGTTTACATGAAGGCTTCCAGAGGAATTCAATAGATGCTAATCCTTTCTTGTATAGTACTGCGACCAATCCTTTTAGTACTGATTTATGCAATGAGACCCCACCTTTACAACCTTATAATTCTGGAAATTTAGCGGTTGACCTTTTATCTGGTGGAGATGGATTTTTGGAATCCATTTCTCCACCAGTAATGAGGGATGATGTGCATGAAAGAGGCGACTTACTTGACTTCTTAGACGATTTTGTTCAACAGCCAGTTCAAAGTGATTCCAAAAGCATTCATATACAAGAGGGTAGCATTCGTGATGACGGTGCTCACAAGTACTTGCATAGTTACAGGCTCTTGGCAGGACAAAAGTTG GAAAAGAAATTGGGATTTAGAGAAGCTATGAAGCTTGATATAGAACGCCTTCGGTTGAATCTATCTGCTGCCGAAAGGGATAGAGCTTTATTATCAATTGGCACTGATCCTGCTACTATAAACCCCAATGTTTTACTTGACGATTCTTACATTGGAAGGTTGTGCAGAGTTGCAAATGTGCTTGCTTTGCTTGGGCACAGTTCACTTGAAGATAAAACAACAGCTGCTATTGGTCTTGAAATTAGTGATGATAATTCGATAGATTTCTGGAATATTTCTGGGATCGGGGAGAGCTGTTCTGGTGGGATGTGTAAAGCTCATGCTGAAGCCGGGCCACCTGCTCGCACAGCCTCTGAATTCCCAACTTCTACTATTTCAGAAGATCTATTTATATGTTCTGAATGTGAGAGAAAGATTTGCAAAGTTTGTTGTGCTGGGAAAGGAGCAATGCTTCTTGAAGCATATAACTCAAAGGGAGTTTTAAGTGTATCTAGTCAGGTAGCCTCTGCAGCCGATCTGTTTACAAATCGGTCGGTAACACTGGAGGGTGCTATTTGTAAATTATGCTGCCATGATATTGTGCTTGATGCATTGATCTTGGACTACACCAGGGTCTTGGTCAGCAACCGAAGAAGTGCTCGTGCAGATGAAGCTGCCCAGAAAGCTCTAAACAACGTCATTGGATGTTTTTTTAATTCTTTGGAGAAAAGTCGGTCTTCTAGGAGGGCTGACATCACCAAGTCTCTAAATCAGTTACTTGCTGGAGAGGAATCCCTTGCTGAGTTCCCCTTTGCCAGCTTTCTAAATGTG GTTGAGACAGCACCTGGATCAGCGCCACTGTTGTCTTTGCTTGCGCCGTTAGATAATGGACCCCAACATTTATACTGGAAAGCTCCCCAGAGTACCTCCTCTGTCGAGTTCGTCATTGCTCTTGCTAATTTGTCGAATGTTTCTGGGGTTACACTTATAGTTAGTCCTTGTGGCTATTCAATGATGGATACACCTATT GTGCAAGTTTGGACTGGTGATAAAATAAACAAGGAAGAGAGATCATGTGTTGGAAAATGGGATGTCCGATCTATGATAGAATCTTCCCCTGAAATCTATGGACTGGAAGACGATAGCAAGGATAATCGAATGCCTAGAAATATCAAATTCTCCTTCAGAAAACCTGTTCAGTGCCGCATCATTTGGATGACGTTAAGTCTTCAAAGATCTGGTTCCAGTTCTGTTAGTTTTAACCAAAATATAAATCTCTTATCTTTAGATGAAAATCCTTTCACGCAACTCGATAGGCGTGCATCTCTAGGCGGACCTGTTGACAGTAATCCATGTCTTCATGCCAAGAGAATTTTTGTTGTTGGTAAACCCCTAAAAAATGATATAGGGGTGATATCTTCTCTCAGTTCCGATGTAAGAAGCTGGTTGGCAAAAGCTCCACCATTGACAAGATTTAAG GTTCCAGTTGAAGCTGAGAGGTTGATGGATAATGATCTTTCCTTAGAACAGTATCTACCTCCTGCTTCTCCAATGCTCGCAGGATTTCGTCTTGATGGTTTCAGTGCACTTAAGCCTCGTGTGACACATTCACCTTGTTCtaatgtaaacatttgggagcCTTCAAGTTTTCTAGAGGACAGACTAATATCTCCAGCTATATTATATATTCAAGTTTCTGCTCTGCAG